Proteins from a single region of Hydrogenobacter hydrogenophilus:
- a CDS encoding SAM-dependent methyltransferase gives MKSFKDFMKERVKEYYSSTKIGRDFFTAPELDRAFGMALSDHLYQLIHDMSSPALLELGGGNGSLAYDILSTFKSKYPNIYPHLTYYIYESSPYLLALQKERLKEFEGKVFWTCELIPLEGVIFSNEFFDCLPVHVVKDGKELYVDNGKELWGPISDERISLFLERMNYKDKNHVIEVCLECLDFLKAISQHLLKGYHLLIDYGYTSNEMHRYVEGTVVGYKSHKVVKDIVKEAPPFDITVMVNFSAVVEYGKEVGLKTVYLNNLRDFLISSPSFLEELERLSLSQDSEDIERLSRLKTMLVSMGDRFKVLVQEKVSS, from the coding sequence ATGAAAAGCTTTAAAGACTTTATGAAAGAGCGTGTCAAAGAATACTATTCAAGCACAAAAATAGGGAGGGATTTCTTCACCGCACCCGAATTGGATAGGGCTTTTGGCATGGCACTCTCTGACCATCTTTATCAACTTATACATGACATGAGCTCTCCCGCGCTCTTAGAGTTAGGTGGAGGGAATGGAAGCTTGGCTTACGACATTCTTAGCACCTTCAAAAGTAAGTACCCAAACATTTATCCTCATCTTACCTACTACATATACGAAAGTAGCCCTTACCTTCTGGCTCTTCAAAAAGAGAGACTCAAAGAATTTGAAGGTAAAGTCTTTTGGACATGCGAGCTTATACCTCTGGAAGGGGTTATATTTTCCAACGAGTTCTTTGATTGCCTTCCCGTTCATGTAGTAAAAGATGGTAAAGAGCTATATGTAGATAATGGTAAAGAGCTGTGGGGACCAATAAGTGATGAGAGAATAAGCCTTTTTTTGGAACGCATGAACTACAAAGACAAAAATCATGTGATTGAGGTTTGTCTTGAGTGTTTGGATTTTTTAAAAGCTATCTCCCAACACCTTCTTAAGGGTTATCATCTACTCATAGATTACGGTTATACATCTAATGAGATGCACAGGTATGTGGAAGGTACAGTAGTAGGTTATAAGTCCCACAAGGTGGTAAAGGACATTGTGAAAGAAGCACCTCCCTTTGATATCACAGTCATGGTTAACTTCTCAGCGGTAGTGGAATACGGTAAAGAGGTAGGACTCAAAACCGTATACCTTAATAACCTAAGAGATTTTCTCATATCCTCTCCTTCTTTTCTTGAAGAGCTTGAAAGGTTAAGCTTATCCCAAGATTCAGAAGACATAGAGAGGCTTTCCAGACTTAAAACTATGCTTGTGAGTATGGGAGACAGGTTTAAAGTTCTTGTGCAGGAAAAAGTTTCGTCATAA